Proteins encoded in a region of the Phacochoerus africanus isolate WHEZ1 chromosome 8, ROS_Pafr_v1, whole genome shotgun sequence genome:
- the RNF166 gene encoding E3 ubiquitin-protein ligase RNF166, whose product MAMFRSLVASAQQRQPPGGPAGGDSGLEAQYSCPICLEVYHRPVAIGSCGHTFCGECLQPCLQVPSPLCPLCRLPFDPKKVDKATHVEKQLSSYKAPCRGCSKKVTLAKMRVHVSSCVKVQEQMASCPKFVPVVPTSQPIPSAVPNRSTFACPYCGARNLDQQELVRHCVDNHRSDPNRVVCPICSAMPWGDPSYKSANFLQHLLHRHKFSYDTFVDYSIDEEAAFQAALALSLSEN is encoded by the exons ATGGCGATGTTCCGCAGCCTGGTGGCGTCCGCTCAGCAGCGGCAGCCGCCGGGCGGGCCTGCGGGCGGCGACAGCGGTTTGGAAGCGCAGTACAGTTGCCCTATCTGCCTAGAGGTCTACCACCGGCCCGTGGCCATCGGCAGCTGCGGCCACAC GTTCTGTGGGGAGTGCCTCCAGCCGTGCCTGCAGGTGCCATCCCCCCTGTGCCCGCTCTGCCGCCTGCCCTTCGACCCCAAGAAAGTGGACAAGGCCACCCACGTGGAGAAGCAGCTCTCATCCTACAAGGCGCCCTGCCGAGGCTGCAGTAAGAAG GTGACCCTGGCCAAGATGAGGGTGCACGTCTCCTCGTGCGTGAAGGTCCAGGAGCAGATGGCCAGCTGTCCCAAGTTCGTCCCTGTGGTGCCCACGTCCCAGCCCATCCCCAG CGCCGTCCCCAACAGGTCCACCTTCGCCTGCCCGTACTGTGGCGCCCGCAACCTGGACCAGCAGGAGCTGGTGAGGCACTGTGTGGACAACCACCGCAGCGACCCCAACCGCGTG GTGTGCCCCATCTGCTCGGCCATGCCCTGGGGTGACCCCAGCTACAAGAGCGCCAACTTCCTGCAGCACCTGCTCCACCGGCACAAGTTCTCCTATGACACCTTCGTG GACTACAGCATCGATGAGGAAGCCGCCTTCCAGGCTGCCCTGGCCCTGTCTCTCTCCGAGAACTGA